A genomic window from Elaeis guineensis isolate ETL-2024a chromosome 3, EG11, whole genome shotgun sequence includes:
- the LOC105042199 gene encoding transmembrane emp24 domain-containing protein p24beta3 isoform X2 has product MERKRSRSIRSPEVFLLLVLLASCFRHPDALSVTVTDEECVYEYILYDGDTVSGNFVVVDHDIFWGSDHPGIDLVVTSPGGNTVHTLKGTSGDKFEFKAPRAGMYKFCFHNPQRTPETVSFYIHVGHIPNEHNLAKDEHLDPINVKIAELREALESVTGEQRYLKARESRHRRN; this is encoded by the exons ATGGAGAGAAAAAGAAGTAGATCGATTCGGTCGCCTGAGGTCTTTCTCCTTCTGGTACTTCTCGCTAGCTGCTTCCGCCACCCCGATGCACTCTCCGTCACCGTGACCGACGAGGAGTGCGTCTACGAGTACATCCTCTACGATGGCGACACCGTGTCCGGAAACTTCGTTGTCGTCGATCACGATATCTTCTGGGGCTCGGATCACCCCGGCATCGATCTAGTC GTGACTTCTCCAGGGGGCAATACTGTGCACACATTAAAGGGAACATCTGGTGACAAGTTTGAGTTCAAAGCTCCAAGGGCTGGAATGTACAAGTTTTGCTTCCATAATCCACAAAGAACACCAGAAACTGTATCTTTCTACATACATGTGGGGCATATTCCCAACGAACATAATCTTGCTAAAGATG AGCATTTGGATCCTATAAATGTGAAGATTGCAGAGCTTAGGGAAGCACTGGAGTCTGTTACAGGAGAGCAGCGATACCTGAAAGCACGGGAATCTCGGCACCGCCGTA ATTGA
- the LOC105042199 gene encoding transmembrane emp24 domain-containing protein p24beta3 isoform X1, giving the protein MERKRSRSIRSPEVFLLLVLLASCFRHPDALSVTVTDEECVYEYILYDGDTVSGNFVVVDHDIFWGSDHPGIDLVVTSPGGNTVHTLKGTSGDKFEFKAPRAGMYKFCFHNPQRTPETVSFYIHVGHIPNEHNLAKDEHLDPINVKIAELREALESVTGEQRYLKARESRHRRTNESTRSRLIFYTVVEYLTLVCASVLQVVYIRRLFSKTVAYNRV; this is encoded by the exons ATGGAGAGAAAAAGAAGTAGATCGATTCGGTCGCCTGAGGTCTTTCTCCTTCTGGTACTTCTCGCTAGCTGCTTCCGCCACCCCGATGCACTCTCCGTCACCGTGACCGACGAGGAGTGCGTCTACGAGTACATCCTCTACGATGGCGACACCGTGTCCGGAAACTTCGTTGTCGTCGATCACGATATCTTCTGGGGCTCGGATCACCCCGGCATCGATCTAGTC GTGACTTCTCCAGGGGGCAATACTGTGCACACATTAAAGGGAACATCTGGTGACAAGTTTGAGTTCAAAGCTCCAAGGGCTGGAATGTACAAGTTTTGCTTCCATAATCCACAAAGAACACCAGAAACTGTATCTTTCTACATACATGTGGGGCATATTCCCAACGAACATAATCTTGCTAAAGATG AGCATTTGGATCCTATAAATGTGAAGATTGCAGAGCTTAGGGAAGCACTGGAGTCTGTTACAGGAGAGCAGCGATACCTGAAAGCACGGGAATCTCGGCACCGCCGTA CAAATGAGAGCACCAGGAGTCGTCTCATCTTTTACACAGTGGTTGAGTACCTTACACTGGTCTGTGCTAGTGTACTGCAGGTAGTTTACATCCGCCGCCTATTCAGCAAGACGGTGGCATACAATAGGGTTTAG